In the bacterium genome, one interval contains:
- the rpmD gene encoding 50S ribosomal protein L30: MAKKIIRYPKIRIRQVRSAIGSTDRQKAVLKSLGLRKMNHEVVKDANPAIKGMIQAIPHLLEVKEE; this comes from the coding sequence ATGGCCAAGAAAATCATACGTTATCCGAAAATTCGAATTCGCCAGGTTCGCAGCGCAATTGGAAGTACGGATAGACAAAAGGCAGTTTTAAAGAGTCTGGGTTTGCGGAAAATGAATCATGAAGTGGTCAAAGACGCAAATCCGGCAATCAAAGGAATGATACAAGCGATTCCTCACCTTCTTGAGGTGAAGGAGGAATAA